Proteins found in one Arachis stenosperma cultivar V10309 chromosome 8, arast.V10309.gnm1.PFL2, whole genome shotgun sequence genomic segment:
- the LOC130943294 gene encoding uncharacterized protein LOC130943294 isoform X2 yields the protein MRECLEVVELTELYIELQAQIFFKLASRFQKSGLESAAQQGKQGSRQVSSSQLLMLFIPLDQFTMQIIIQLPLWQMRTLTLYSEIGFRNSLKVAKENSIQYIAFPAISCGAYGLHCYIRSLSQQLEHQHILLQRFCLKRSMMKRLQMFGHVG from the exons ATGAGAGAATGCTTGGAGGTGGTGGAGCTGACGGAG CTATACATAGAGCTGCAGGCCCAGATCTTCTTCAAGCTTGCCTCAAGGTTCCAGAAGTCAGGCCTGGAATCCGCTGCCCAACAGGGGAAGCAAGGATCACGCC AGGTTTCAAGCTCCCAGCTTCTCATGTTATTCATACCGTTGGACCAATTTACCATGCAGATAATAATCCAGCTGCCTCTCTGGCAAATGCGTACAT TGACATTGTATTCTGAAATTGGTTTCAGAAATAGCTTGAAGGTTGCAAAAGAGAACAGCATTCAGTATATAGCATTCCCAGCCATATCATGTGGTGCCTATGG TCTGCATTGCTACATTCGCAGCCTAAGTCAACAGTTGGAACACCAGCATATATTGCTCCAGAGGTTTTGTCTCAAAAGGAGTATGATGAAAAG ATTGCAGATGTTTGGTCATGTGGGGTGA
- the LOC130943294 gene encoding uncharacterized protein LOC130943294 isoform X3: MMLLKVNPANERMLGGGGADGAIHRAAGPDLLQACLKVPEVRPGIRCPTGEARITPGFKLPASHVIHTVGPIYHADNNPAASLANAYINSLKVAKENSIQYIAFPAISCGAYGLSQQLEHQHILLQRFCLKRSMMKRLQMFGHVG; this comes from the exons ATGATGCTGTTGAAG GTGAATCCTGCCAATGAGAGAATGCTTGGAGGTGGTGGAGCTGACGGAG CTATACATAGAGCTGCAGGCCCAGATCTTCTTCAAGCTTGCCTCAAGGTTCCAGAAGTCAGGCCTGGAATCCGCTGCCCAACAGGGGAAGCAAGGATCACGCC AGGTTTCAAGCTCCCAGCTTCTCATGTTATTCATACCGTTGGACCAATTTACCATGCAGATAATAATCCAGCTGCCTCTCTGGCAAATGCGTACAT AAATAGCTTGAAGGTTGCAAAAGAGAACAGCATTCAGTATATAGCATTCCCAGCCATATCATGTGGTGCCTATGG CCTAAGTCAACAGTTGGAACACCAGCATATATTGCTCCAGAGGTTTTGTCTCAAAAGGAGTATGATGAAAAG ATTGCAGATGTTTGGTCATGTGGGGTGA
- the LOC130943294 gene encoding uncharacterized protein LOC130943294 isoform X5 — MMLLKVNPANERMLGGGGADGEVSSSQLLMLFIPLDQFTMQIIIQLPLWQMRTLTLYSEIGFRNSLKVAKENSIQYIAFPAISCGAYGLHCYIRSLSQQLEHQHILLQRFCLKRSMMKRLQMFGHVG; from the exons ATGATGCTGTTGAAG GTGAATCCTGCCAATGAGAGAATGCTTGGAGGTGGTGGAGCTGACGGAG AGGTTTCAAGCTCCCAGCTTCTCATGTTATTCATACCGTTGGACCAATTTACCATGCAGATAATAATCCAGCTGCCTCTCTGGCAAATGCGTACAT TGACATTGTATTCTGAAATTGGTTTCAGAAATAGCTTGAAGGTTGCAAAAGAGAACAGCATTCAGTATATAGCATTCCCAGCCATATCATGTGGTGCCTATGG TCTGCATTGCTACATTCGCAGCCTAAGTCAACAGTTGGAACACCAGCATATATTGCTCCAGAGGTTTTGTCTCAAAAGGAGTATGATGAAAAG ATTGCAGATGTTTGGTCATGTGGGGTGA
- the LOC130943294 gene encoding uncharacterized protein LOC130943294 isoform X4 produces MRECLEVVELTELYIELQAQIFFKLASRFQKSGLESAAQQGKQGSRQVSSSQLLMLFIPLDQFTMQIIIQLPLWQMRTLTLYSEIGFRNSLKVAKENSIQYIAFPAISCGAYGLSQQLEHQHILLQRFCLKRSMMKRLQMFGHVG; encoded by the exons ATGAGAGAATGCTTGGAGGTGGTGGAGCTGACGGAG CTATACATAGAGCTGCAGGCCCAGATCTTCTTCAAGCTTGCCTCAAGGTTCCAGAAGTCAGGCCTGGAATCCGCTGCCCAACAGGGGAAGCAAGGATCACGCC AGGTTTCAAGCTCCCAGCTTCTCATGTTATTCATACCGTTGGACCAATTTACCATGCAGATAATAATCCAGCTGCCTCTCTGGCAAATGCGTACAT TGACATTGTATTCTGAAATTGGTTTCAGAAATAGCTTGAAGGTTGCAAAAGAGAACAGCATTCAGTATATAGCATTCCCAGCCATATCATGTGGTGCCTATGG CCTAAGTCAACAGTTGGAACACCAGCATATATTGCTCCAGAGGTTTTGTCTCAAAAGGAGTATGATGAAAAG ATTGCAGATGTTTGGTCATGTGGGGTGA
- the LOC130943294 gene encoding uncharacterized protein LOC130943294 isoform X6 yields the protein MMLLKVNPANERMLGGGGADGEVSSSQLLMLFIPLDQFTMQIIIQLPLWQMRTLTLYSEIGFRNSLKVAKENSIQYIAFPAISCGAYGLSQQLEHQHILLQRFCLKRSMMKRLQMFGHVG from the exons ATGATGCTGTTGAAG GTGAATCCTGCCAATGAGAGAATGCTTGGAGGTGGTGGAGCTGACGGAG AGGTTTCAAGCTCCCAGCTTCTCATGTTATTCATACCGTTGGACCAATTTACCATGCAGATAATAATCCAGCTGCCTCTCTGGCAAATGCGTACAT TGACATTGTATTCTGAAATTGGTTTCAGAAATAGCTTGAAGGTTGCAAAAGAGAACAGCATTCAGTATATAGCATTCCCAGCCATATCATGTGGTGCCTATGG CCTAAGTCAACAGTTGGAACACCAGCATATATTGCTCCAGAGGTTTTGTCTCAAAAGGAGTATGATGAAAAG ATTGCAGATGTTTGGTCATGTGGGGTGA
- the LOC130943294 gene encoding uncharacterized protein LOC130943294 isoform X1 has protein sequence MMLLKVNPANERMLGGGGADGAIHRAAGPDLLQACLKVPEVRPGIRCPTGEARITPGFKLPASHVIHTVGPIYHADNNPAASLANAYINSLKVAKENSIQYIAFPAISCGAYGLHCYIRSLSQQLEHQHILLQRFCLKRSMMKRLQMFGHVG, from the exons ATGATGCTGTTGAAG GTGAATCCTGCCAATGAGAGAATGCTTGGAGGTGGTGGAGCTGACGGAG CTATACATAGAGCTGCAGGCCCAGATCTTCTTCAAGCTTGCCTCAAGGTTCCAGAAGTCAGGCCTGGAATCCGCTGCCCAACAGGGGAAGCAAGGATCACGCC AGGTTTCAAGCTCCCAGCTTCTCATGTTATTCATACCGTTGGACCAATTTACCATGCAGATAATAATCCAGCTGCCTCTCTGGCAAATGCGTACAT AAATAGCTTGAAGGTTGCAAAAGAGAACAGCATTCAGTATATAGCATTCCCAGCCATATCATGTGGTGCCTATGG TCTGCATTGCTACATTCGCAGCCTAAGTCAACAGTTGGAACACCAGCATATATTGCTCCAGAGGTTTTGTCTCAAAAGGAGTATGATGAAAAG ATTGCAGATGTTTGGTCATGTGGGGTGA